One Oryza glaberrima chromosome 10, OglaRS2, whole genome shotgun sequence DNA segment encodes these proteins:
- the LOC127786359 gene encoding 2-oxoglutarate-Fe(II) type oxidoreductase hxnY-like, whose amino-acid sequence MAGGGGGNRLDLPVVDLASSDPRAAADSIRKACVESGFFYVVNHGVEELLLKRLFAESSKFFELPMEEKMALRRNSNHRGYTPPYAEKLDPSSKFEGDLKESLYIGPIGDEGLQNDANQWPSEERLPSWRETIKMYHASALATGKRILSLIALSLNLDDEFFENIGAFSCPSAFLRLLHYPGEVDDSDDGNYGASAHSDYGMITLLATDGTPGLQICREKDRNPQIWEDVHHIDGALIVNIGDLLERWTNCIYRSTVHRVVAVGKERYSVAFFLDPNPDLVVQCLESCCSESCPPRFSPIKSGDYLKERLSVTYK is encoded by the exons atggccggcggcggcggcgggaatcgCCTGGACCTCCCCGTGGTGGACCTCGCGTCCTCCGacccccgagccgccgccgattccATCCGAAAG GCGTGCGTGGAGTCCGGATTCTTCTACGTGGTCAACCATGGGGTGGAGGAGTTGTTGCTGAAGAGGTTGTTCGCGGAGAGCTCGAAGTTCTTCGAGCTGCCGATGGAGGAGAAGATGGCGCTGCGGAGGAACAGCAACCACCGGGGATACACCCCGCCCTACGCCGAGAAGCTCGATCCCTCGTCCAAATTCGAAG GAGACCTCAAGGAAAGTTTGTATATTGGGCCTATTGGAGATGAAGGTTTGCAGAATGATGCTAATCAGTGGCCTTCTGAAG AGCGCTTACCAAGTTGGAGGGAGACAATTAAGATGTACCATGCAAGTGCACT GGCTACTGGCAAAAGGATACTCTCTCTAATTGCTCTGAGTTTGAATCTTGACGATGAATTCTTTGAGAACATTGGTGCCTTCAGCTGCCCATCAGCATTTCTTCGATTATTGCACTACCCAG GTGAAGTAGATGACTCTGATGATGGCAATTATGGTGCATCAGCTCACTCAGATTATGGAATGATAACCCTCCTAGCAACAGACGGCACTCCTGGGCTACAG ATATGCAGGGAAAAGGATAGGAATCCCCAGATCTGGGAAGATGTTCATCACATTGATGG GGCCCTGATTGTTAACATTGGTGATTTGCTAGAAAGGTGGACGAATTGTATTTACAG GTCTACAGTGCACCGTGTTGTTGCAGTTGGTAAAGAGCGATATTCT GTGGCTTTTTTTCTTGACCCAAACCCTGATTTAGTGGTTCAGTGTTTGGAAAGCTGTTGCAGCGAGTCATGCCCACCGAG GTTCTCACCTATAAAGAGTGGCGACTATTTGAAAGAGCGATTGAGCGTTACATACAAATAG